Genomic window (Argopecten irradians isolate NY chromosome 2, Ai_NY, whole genome shotgun sequence):
AATGGTATTGGTAGGACCCACATTTGGCCTCCCTTGAGGAGGTCAGCAGCCGAATGGTATTGGTGGACCCACATTTGGCCTCCCTTGTATTGTAGGACCCACATTTGGCTCCTTGTAGGAGGTCAGCAGCTGGTGATGAATGGTATTGGTAGGACCCACATTTGGCCTCCCTTGTAAGGAGGTCAGCAGCTGGTGACGAATGGTATTGGTAGGACCCACATTTGGCCTCCCTTGTAGGAGGTCAGCAGCTGGTGACGAATGGTATTGGTAGGACCCACATTTGGCCTCCCTTGTAGGGAGGTCAGCAGCTGGTGATGAATGGTATTGGTAGGACCCACATTTGGCCTCCCTTGTAAGGAGGTCAGCAGCTGGTGACGAATGGTATTGGTAGGACCCACATTTGGCCTCCCTTGTAAGGAGGTCAGCAGCTGGTGACGAATGGTATTGGTAGGACCCACATTTGGCCTCCCTTGTAAGGAGGTCAGCAGCTGGTGATGAATGGTATTGGTAGGACCCACATTTGGCCTCCCTTGTAAGGAGGTCAGCAGCTGGTGATGAATGGTATTGGTAGGACCCACATTTGGCCTCCCTTGTAGGGAGGTCAGCAGCTGGTGATGAATGGTATTGGTAGGACCCACATTTGGCCTCCCTTGAAGGAAGGTCAGCAGCTGGTGATGAATGGTATTGGTAGGACCCACATTTGGCCTCCCTTTTAGGGAGGTCAGCAGCTGGTGACGAATGGTATTGGTAGGACCCACATTTGGCCTCCCTTGTAAGGAGGTCAGCAGCTGGTGACGAATGGTATTGGTAGGACCCACATTTGGCCTCCCTTGTAGGAGTCAATGGGAGGTCAGCAATTTGCCTCCCTGTAGGTGTCGAATGGTATTGGTAGGACCCACATTTGGCCTCCCTTGTAAGGAGGTCAGCAGCTGGTGATGAATGGTATTGGTAGGACCCACATTTGGCCTCCCTTGTAAGGAGGTCAGCAGCTGGTGATGAATGGTATTGGTAGGACCCACATTTGGCCTCCCTTGTAGGGAGGTCAGCAGCTGGTGACGAATGGTATTGGTAGGACCCACATTTGGCCTCCCTTGTAGGGAGGTCAGCAGCTGGTGACGAATGGTATTGGTAGGACCCACATTTGGCCTCCCTTGTAGGGAGGTCAGCAGCTGGTGATGAATGGTATTGGTAGGACCCACATTTGGCCTCCCTTGTAAGGAGGTCAGCAGCTGGTGATGAATGGTATTGGTAGGACCCACATTTGGCCTCCCTTGTAAGGAGGTCAGCAGCTGGTGATGAATGGTATTGGTAGGACCCACATTTGGCCTCCCTTGTAAGGAGGTCAGCAGCTGGTGATGAATGGTATTGGTAGGACCCACATTTGGCCTCCCTTGTAAGGAGGTCAGCAGCTGGTGATGAATGGTATTGGTAGGACCCACATTTGGCCTCCCTTGTAGGGAGGTCAGCAGCTGGTGATGAATGGTATTGGTAGGACCCACATTTGGCCTCCCTTTTAGGGAGGTCAGCAGCTGGTGACGAATGGTATTGGTAGGACCCACATTTGGCCTCCCTAGTATGGAGGTCAGCAGCTGGTGATGAATGGTATTGGTAGGACCACATTTGGCCTCCCTTGTAAGGAGGTCAGCAGTGGTGATGAATGGTATTGGTAGGACCCACATTTGGCCTCCCTTGTAAGGAGGTCAGCAGTTGGTGATGAATGGTATTGGTAGGACCCACATTTGGCCTCCCTTGTAAGGAGGTCAGCAGCTGGTGATGAATGGTATTGGTAGGACCCACATTTGGCCTCCCTTGTAAGGAGGTCAGCAGCTGGTGATGAATGGTATTGGTAGGACCCACATTTGGCCTCCCTTGTAAGGAGGTCAGCAGCTGGTGATGAATGGTATTGGTAGGACCCACATTTGGCCTCCCTTGTAAGGAGGTCAGCAGCTGGTGATGAATGGTATTGGTAGGACCCACATTTGGCCTCCCTTGTAGGGAGGTCAGCAGCTGGTGATGAATGGTATTGGTAGGACCCACATTTGGCCTCCCTTGTAAGGAGGTCAGCAGCTGGTGACGAATGGTATTGGTAGGACCCACATTTGGCCTCCCTTGTAAGGAAGTCAACAGCTGGTGATGAATGGTATTGGTAGGACCCACATTTGGCCTCCCTTGTAAGGAGGTCAGCAGCTGGTGATGAATGGTATCGGTAGGACCCACATTTGGCCTCCCTTGTAAGGAGGTCAGCAACTGGTGACTAATGGTATTGGTAGGACCCACATTTGGCCTCCCTTGTAAGGAAGTCAACAGCTGGTGAGGAATGGTATTGGTAGGACCCACATTTGGCCTCCCTTGTAGGGAGGTCAGCAGCTGGTGACGAATGGTATTGGTAGGACCCACATTTGGCCTCCTTTGTAGGGAGGTCAGCAGCTGGTAATGAATGGTATTGGTAGGACCCACATTTGGCCTCCTTTGTAGGGAGGCCGGTTACTGTGTCTGATCGTAATTatataacaaggacatagtcattcagatcccccgccaatggagatatcaaagctgaagtaagtttgattgtggagaattatgtgtatgaaaaaaacccaggaaaaaggaagttgagctaaagaaagatggagtataattcaagtagagcggggctgcaattgttgaatcaggtatacagccttgacatttatatagactatatacacacagatgggtggagttttgcaaagtaacatttatcatttaccatgatattttcagcaatatttccatggtaacggaaaaagtgcaaaaaatgaaaacctaaaaatagcaaaaggtactactagaccataaaaagaatgtgtctatgaagtttcgtggaaatatctctgctggttttagagttatgctgcggaaacgaacctggtacaaaaatacgatattttcagcaatgtttccatggttacggaaaaagtgcaaaaaatggaaacctaaaaatagcaaaaggcactactagaccataagaacaatgtgtctatgaagtttcgtgaaAATATCTCTGCttgttttagagttgtgctccggaaacgattcttacacaaaaatctgccattttcagcaatgtttccatggttacagaaaaaagtacaaaaagtgaaaaccttaaaatagcaaaaggcactactagaccataagaccaatgtgtctatgaagtttcgtggaaatatctctgctggttttagagttatgctccggaaacgaacctggtacacaaatatgatattttcagcaatgtttccatggttacggaaaaaatgcaaaaaatgaaaacctaaaaatagcaaaaggcactactagaccataagaccaatgtgtgtatgaagtttcgtggaaatatctctactggttttaaagttatgctccggaaaccattcgtacggatggacggaacccatttgtatatcccccgccaacttcgttgggcgggggataattaacTTTACATTATAAGAACGTTTAAGTATTCTGTCTTGATCAAGGGCACTGACTACTTAACCATCCTTTTGTCTACtccatttgaattattttttttgtctatgtCCAAAGCTTTATTAAAAACATtctcattttatttcatcatacATACCTGAATTATCTTCCACAAATCTCAAATgcaaataataaatacaaatgtcTGGTGATGTTACCATATTTTTTCTGAGTACGTTTTGCCCTTATACCCCAAGGTCTAATTGTCTTTTTATTAGTAAATCTTATCTGTACTTCCAACATATTTAAAAGTGTATTTGGTGACAAAATTAAATTAGCAGTTACCAACATCCATTCCTGGACTAATTTACGTGGAGCACTACCCTCCCTTTGTGGTCTTTACTTCAGATTATCATGTTTATACCTTTGAAAATTGGCTTCACATTTCCCAAACTACTAAAACTACAGTAGATATTTCTATTGTATCTGTCCTTATAAAGCATAACTGCTGTCTAACAGAAAGTTTTGATTAAATAAGTATGTTTAACATGCCCCATAGGAGTTATGCCAAGGGATGGCCGAATCACACTCTGGAATAAGCGACCTTTTTGACAGAGTTCTCCTTGATGGAGAAAATGTGACTCCAGTACCATTTAACCTTACCTATGAGGACAATCTCTCAATGGTCAAAGACTGATGTCAGGTAAAATGGATATATCTGGTTACAGTATCAAGATTCCCTGACCTGTCCTTGGGACACCCTTGTAAAGATGACAGAGGCCATgacctataacacactgacATTTGTACTGATAACAGAGGCCATgacctataacacactgacctttgtactgatgacagaggccatgacctataacacactgacctttgtATTGATGACAGAGGCCATGACCTATAATACACTGCACTTTGTACTGATGACAGAGGCCATgacctataacacactgacctttgtACTGTTGACAGAGGTCATGACCTATATCACACTGACCTTTGTACTGATGACAGAGGCCATGACCTATTACACACTGACCTTTGTACTGTTGACAGAGGTCATgacctataacacactgacctttgtTCTGATGACAGAGGTCATgacctataacacactgacctttgtATTGATGACAGAGGCAATgacctataacacactgacctttgtACTGATGACAGAGACATAACCTATAACACTCTGACATTTGTACTGATTACAGAGGTCATGACCTATATCACACTGACCTTTGAACTGATGACAGAGGTCATgacctataacacactgacATTTGTACTGATGACAGAGGCCATTGCCTATAACACACTGGCCTTTGTACTGATGACAGAGGCCATGACCTATAACAGACTGACCTTTGTACTGATGACAGAGGCCATgacctataacacactgacctttgtATTGATGACAGAGGCCATGACCTATAATACACTGCACTTTGTACTGATGACAGAGGCCATgacctataacacactgacctttgtACTGTTGACAGAGGTCATGACCTATATCACACTGACCTTTGTACTGATGACAGAGGCCATGACCTATTACACACTGACCTTTGTACTGTTGACAGAGGTCATgacctataacacactgacctttgtTCTGATGACAGAGGTCATgacctataacacactgacctttgtATTGATGACAGAGGCAATGACCTATAACACACCTTACAGAGGTCATgacctataacacactgacctttgtactgatgacagaggccatgacctataacacactgacctttgtACTGATGACAGAGGTCATgacctataacacactgacctttgtactgatgacagaggccatgacctataacacactgacatttgtactgatgacagaggccatgacctataacacactgacctttgtactgatgacagaggccatgacctataacacactgacctttgtactgatgacagaggccatgacctataacacactgacctttgtACTGATGACAGAGGCCATGACCTATAAACACTGATATTGTACTATGAAGAGGCCATGACCTtaacacactgacctttgtactgatgacagaggccatgacctataacacactgacctttgtattgatgacagaggccatgacctataatacactgacctttgtactgatgacagaggccatgacctataacacactgacctttgtACTGTTGACAGAGGTCATGACCTATATCACACTGACCTTTGTACTGATGACAGAGGCCATgacctataacacactgacctttgtACTGTTGACAGAGGTCATgacctataacacactgacctttgtACTGATGACAGAGGCCATGgcctataacacactgacctttgtATTGATGACAGAGGTCATGACCTATATCACACTAAACTTTGTACTGATGACAGAGGCCTTgacctataacacactgacctttgtATTAATGATAGAGGCCATGACCTATTACACACTGACCTTTGTATTGATGACAGAGGCCATGAGCTATAACATACTGACCTTTGTACTGATGACAGAGGTTATgacctataacacactgacctttgtATTGATGACAGAGGCCATGACCTATAACACACTGAACTTTGTACTGATAACAGAGTCATAacctataacacactgacctttgtACTGATGACAGAGGCCATGACCTATAACACACTGATCTTTGTACTGATCACAGAGGCCATGGCCTATAACACACTGACATTTGTACTGTTGACAGAGGTTATGACCTGtaacacactgacctttgtACTGATCACAGAGGCCATGgcctataacacactgacctttgtACTGATGAGAGAGGCCATCGCCTATAACACGCTGACCTTTGTATTGATGACAGAAGCCATGACCTATAATACACTGACATTTGTACTGCTGATAGAGGCCATGACCTTTACCACACTGACCTTTGTACTGATGACAGAGGCCATGACCTATAACACACTGATCCTTGTACTGATGACAGAGGTCATGACCTATATCACACTGACTTTTGTACTGATGACAGAGGCCATgacctataacacactgacTTTTGTACTGATGACAGAGGCCATGACCTATAACACACTGATCTTTGTACTGATGACAGAGGTCATGACCTATATCACACTGACTTTTGTACTGATGACAGAGGCCATgacctataacacactgacTTTTGTACTGATGATAGAGGCTATgacctataacacactgacctttgtACTGATCACAGAGGCCATgacctataacacactgacctttgtTCTGATGACAGAGGTCATGgcctataacacactgacctttgtACTGATGATAGAGGCCATGACCTATTACACACTGACGTTTGTATTGATGACAGAGGTCATgacctataacacactgacctttgtACTGATGAGAGAGGCCATGGCCCataacacactgacctttgctaacacactgacctttgtactgatgacagaggccatgacctataacacactgacATTTCTACTGTTGACAGAGGTCATgacctataacacactgacctttgtACTGATGACAGAGGCCATGgcctataacacactgacctttgtACTGATGAAAGAGGCCATGGCCCataacacactgacctttgtACTGATGACAGAGGCCATGACCTATAACACACTGATCTTTGTACTGATGATAGAGGCTATgacctataacacactgacctttgtATTGATGATAGAGGCCATGACCTATTACACACTGACGTTTGTATTGATGACAGAGGCCATGATCTATATCACACTGACTTTTGTACTGATGACAGAGGCCATgacctataacacactgacTTTTGTATTGATGACAGAGGTCATgacctataacacactgacctttgtactgatgacagaggccatgacctataacacactgacctttgtACTGATGAGAGAGGCCATGGCCCataacacactgacctttgtATTGATGACAGAGGTCATGACCTATATCACACTAAACTTTGTACTGATGACAGAGGCCTTgacctataacacactgacctttgtATTAATGATAGAGGCCATGACCTATTACACACTGACCTTTGTATTGATGACAGAGGCCATGAGCTATAACATACTGACCTTTGTACTGATGACAGAGGTTATgacctataacacactgacctttgtATTGATGACAGAGGCCATGACCTATAACACACTGAACTTTGTACTGATAACAGAGTCATAacctataacacactgacctttgtACTGATGACAGAGGCCATGACCTATAACACACTGATCTTTGTACTGATCACAGAGGCCATGGCCTATAACACACTGACATTTGTACTGTTGACAGAGGTTATGACCTGtaacacactgacctttgtACTGATCACAGAGGCCATGgcctataacacactgacctttgtACTGATGAGAGAGGCCATGGCCTATAACACGCTGACCTTTGTATTGATGACAGAAGCCATGACCTATAATACACTGACATTTGTACTGATGATAGAGGCCATGACCTTTACCACACTGACCTTTGTACTGATGACAGAGGCCATGACCTATAACACACTGATCTTTGTACTGATGACAGAGGTCATGACCTATATCACACTGACTTTTGTACTGATGACAGAGGCCATgacctataacacactgacTTTTGTACTGATGACAGAGGCCATGACCTATAACACACTGATCTTTGTACTGATGACAGAGGCCATGACCTATAACACACTGATCTTTGTACTGATGACAGAGGTCATGACCTATATCACACTGACTTTTGTACTGATGACAGAGGCCATgacctataacacactgacttttgtactgatgacagaggccatgacctataacacactgacctttgtACTGATCACAGAGGCCATgacctataacacactgacctttgtTCTGATGACAGAGGTCATGgcctataacacactgacctttgtACTGATGATAGAGGCCATGACCTATTACACACTGACGTTTGTATTGATGACAGAGGTCATgacctataacacactgacctttgtACTGATGAGAGAGGCCATGGCCCataacacactgacctttgtACTGATGACAGAGGCCATGACCTATAACACACTGATCTTTGTACTGATGACAGAGGTCATGACCTATATCACACTGACCTTTGTACTGATGACAGAGGCCATgacctataacacactgacATTTGTACTGATGATAGAGGCCATgacctataacacactgacctttgtACTAATCACAGAGGCCATgacctataacacactgacctttgtTCTGATGACAGAGGCCATGgcctataacacactgacctttgtATTGATGATAGAGGCCATGACCTATTACACACTGACGTTTGTATTGATGACAGAGGCCATgacctataacacactgacctttaTACTGATGACAGAGGTCATgacctataacacactgacctttgtactgatgacagaggccatgacctataacacactgacctttgtactgatgacagaggccatgacctataacacactgacctttgtactgatgacagaggccatgacctataacacactgacctttgtATTGATGACAGAGGCCATGgcctataacacactgacctttgtACTGATGACAGAGGCCATGgcctataacacactgacctttgtACTGATCACAGAGGCCATgacctataacacactgacctttgtACTGTTGACAGAGGCCATGACCTATAACACACTGAGCTTTGTATTGATGACAGAGGCCATGACCTATATCACACTGACCTTTGTACTGATGACAGAGGCCATGATCTATAACACACTGAGCTTTGTAATGTTGACAGAGGTCATGACCTATATCACACTAAACGTTGTACTGATGACAGAGGCCTTGACCTGtaacacactgacctttgtATTAATGATATAGGCCATGACCTATTACACACTGACCTTTGTATTGATGACAGAGGCCATGAGCTATAACATACTGACCTTTGTACTGATGACAGAGGTTATgacctataacacactgacGATGACAGAGGCCATGGCCTATGACACACTGACCTTTGTACTGATAACAGAGTCATAACCTAAAACACACTGACCTTTGTACTGATGACAGAGGCCATGACCTATAACACACTGATCTTTGTACTGATCACAGAGGCCATGGCCTATAACACACTGACATTTGTACTGTTGACAGAGGTTATgacctataacacactgacctttgtACTGATCACAGAGGCCATGgcctataacacactgacctttgtACTGATGAGAGAGGCCATGGCCTATAACACGCTGACCTTTGTATTGATGACAGAAGCCATGACCTATAATACACTGACATTTGTTCTGATGATACAGGCCATGACCTTTACCACACTGACCTTTGTACTGATGACAGAGGCCATgacctataacacactgacctttgtATTGATGACAGACGCCATgacctataacacactgacctttgtACTGATGAGAGAGCCATgacctataacacactgacctttgtATTGATGACAGAGGCCATGgcctataacacactgacctttgtACTGATGACAGAGGCCATGgcctataacacactgacctttgtactgatgacagaggccatgacctataacacactgacctttgtACTGATGAGAGAGGCCATGGCCTATAACATGgctataacacactgacctttgtACTGATGAGAGAGGACCATGGCCTATAACACCTGACCTTTGTATTGATGACAGAAGCCATGACCTATAATACACTGACATTTGTTCTGATGATAGAGGCCATGACCTTTACCACACTGACCTTTGTACTGATGACAGAGGCCATgacctataacacactgacctttgtATTGATGACAGACGCCATgacctataacacactgacctttgtACTGATGAGAGAGCCATgacctataacacactgacctttgtATTGATGACAGAGGCCATGgcctataacacactgacctttgtACTGATGACAGAGGCCATGGCCTATAACACACTGACATTTGTACTGATGACAGAGGCCATgacctataacacactgacctttgtACTGATCACTGAGGCCATgacctataacacactgacctttgtACTGTTGACAGAGGCCATGACCTATAACACACTGAGCTTTGTATTGATGACAGAGGCCATGACCTATATCACACTGATCTTTGTACTGATGACAGAGGCCATGACCTATAACACACTGATCTTTGTACTGATGACAGAGGCCATGACCTATATCACACTGACCTTTGTACTGATGACAGAGGCCATGATCTATAACACACTGAGCTTTGTAATGTTGACAGAGGTCATGACCTATATCACACTAAACTTTGTACTGATGACAGAGGCCTTgacctataacacactgacctttgtATTAATGATAGAGGCCATGACCTATTACACACTGACCTTTGTATTGATGACAGAGGCCATGAGCTATAACATACTGACCTTTTTACTGATGACAGAGGTTATgacctataacacactgacctttgtattgatgacagaggccatgacctataacacactgacctttgtactgatgacagaggccatgacctataacacactgacATTTGTACTGTTGACAGATGTCATgacctataacacactgacctttgtACTGATGATAGAGGCCATgacctataacacactgacctttgtACTGTTGACAGAGGTCATGACCTATATCACACTGACCTTTGTACTGATGACAGAGGCCATgacctataacacactgacctttgtACTGATGAGAGAGGCCATgacctataacacactgacATTTGTACTGATGATAGAGGCCATgacctataacacactgacctttgtACTAATCATAGAGGCCATGACCTATAACACACTGAGCTTTGTATTGATGACAGAGGCCATgacctataacacactgacctttgAAATGTTGAGAGAGGTCATGACCTATATCACACTAAACTTTGTACTGATGACAGAGGCCATgacctataacacactgacctttgtATTGATGATAGAGGCCATGACCTATTATACACTGACCTTTGTATTGATGACAGAGGCCATgacctataacacactgacctttgtACTGATGACAGAGGTTATgacctataacacactgacTTTTGTATTGATGACAGAGGCCATgacctataacacactgacctttgtACTGATAACAGAGTCATAACCTTtaacacactgacctttgtATTGATGACAGAGGCCTTTacctataacacactgacctttgtACTGATGACAGAGGTTATgacctataacacactgacctttgtattgatgacagaggccatgacctataacacactgacATTTTTACTGATGACGACAGGTCATgacctataacacactgacctttgtTCTGATGACAGAGGCCATgacctataacacactgacctttgtattgatgacagaggccatgacctataacacactgacctttgtACTGATCATAGAGGTCATgacctataacacactgacctttgtACTGATCATAGAGGCCATGACCTATATTACACTGACCTTTGTACTGATCATAGAGGCTATGACTTATATTACACTGACCTTTGTTCTGATCACAGAGGCCATGACCTATAATGcaatatacagtgtatcatCTCATTGTTTATGATTTGTCTTGTGTTTACCTCCCAATTTCAGATACATCCTTCAGTTTATTCACATCCTCCAAATAAACCCCATTAAATAATTAGAATGGATGGCAAtgacaattatatattttttccaatGATATATGAAATAGAATTACTTACGCTGATTACAATTGCTAAATGTCAATAACCTTCCACAACCTGACACATCCTTTAATGATCACAGCTGTTAATAGATAGAAAAATCTTACTGAATAATGAGAGACTACACTAGCTCAGCGGATATGATCTGATCAGGTCAGCCCTGATCACATTTTTGGTATTGAATTCAAAGCAAATATTTAAAACACGATCTACTATCA
Coding sequences:
- the LOC138316784 gene encoding uncharacterized protein encodes the protein MAYNTLTFVLMTEAMAYNTLTFVLMTEAMTYNTLTFVLITEAMTYNTLTFVLLTEAMTYNTLSFVLMTEAMTYITLIFVLMTEAMTYNTLIFVLMTEAMTYITLTFVLMTEAMIYNTLSFVMLTEVMTYITLNFVLMTEALTYNTLTFVLMIEAMTYYTLTFVLMTEAMSYNILTFLLMTEVMTYNTLTFVLMTEAMTYNTLTFVLMTEAMTYNTLTFVLLTDVMTYNTLTFVLMIEAMTYNTLTFVLLTEVMTYITLTFVLMTEAMTYNTLTFVLMREAMTYNTLTFVLMIEAMTYNTLTFVLIIEAMTYNTLSFVLMTEAMTYNTLTFEMLREVMTYITLNFVLMTEAMTYNTLTFVLMIEAMTYYTLTFVLMTEAMTYNTLTFVLMTEVMTYNTLTFVLMTEAMTYNTLTFVLITES
- the LOC138316781 gene encoding mucin-3B-like, with product MTYNTLIFVLITEAMAYNTLTFVLLTEVMTCNTLTFVLITEAMAYNTLTFVLMREAIAYNTLTFVLMTEAMTYNTLTFVLLIEAMTFTTLTFVLMTEAMTYNTLILVLMTEVMTYITLTFVLMTEAMTYNTLTFVLMTEAMTYNTLIFVLMTEVMTYITLTFVLMTEAMTYNTLTFVLMIEAMTYNTLTFVLITEAMTYNTLTFVLMTEVMAYNTLTFVLMIEAMTYYTLTFVLMTEVMTYNTLTFVLMREAMAHNTLTFANTLTFVLMTEAMTYNTLTFLLLTEVMTYNTLTFVLMTEAMAYNTLTFVLMKEAMAHNTLTFVLMTEAMTYNTLIFVLMIEAMTYNTLTFVLMIEAMTYYTLTFVLMTEAMIYITLTFVLMTEAMTYNTLTFVLMTEVMTYNTLTFVLMTEAMTYNTLTFVLMREAMAHNTLTFVLMTEVMTYITLNFVLMTEALTYNTLTFVLMIEAMTYYTLTFVLMTEAMSYNILTFVLMTEVMTYNTLTFVLMTEAMTYNTLNFVLITES
- the LOC138316779 gene encoding uncharacterized protein; translated protein: MTEAMTYNTLTFVLITEAMTYNTLTFVLMTEAMTYNTLTFVLMTEAMTYNTLHFVLMTEAMTYNTLTFVLLTEVMTYITLTFVLMTEAMTYYTLTFVLLTEVMTYNTLTFVLMTEVMTYNTLTFVLMTEAMTYNTLTFVLMTET
- the LOC138316780 gene encoding uncharacterized protein translates to MTYITLTFELMTEVMTYNTLTFVLMTEAIAYNTLAFVLMTEAMTYNRLTFVLMTEAMTYNTLTFVLMTEAMTYNTLHFVLMTEAMTYNTLTFVLLTEVMTYITLTFVLMTEAMTYYTLTFVLLTEVMTYNTLTFVLMTEVMTYNTLTFVLMTEAMTYNTPYRGHDL
- the LOC138316782 gene encoding uncharacterized protein, translated to MTYNTLIFVLITEAMAYNTLTFVLLTEVMTCNTLTFVLITEAMAYNTLTFVLMREAMAYNTLTFVLMTEAMTYNTLTFVLMIEAMTFTTLTFVLMTEAMTYNTLIFVLMTEVMTYITLTFVLMTEAMTYNTLTFVLMTEAMTYNTLIFVLMTEAMTYNTLIFVLMTEVMTYITLTFVLMTEAMTYNTLTFVLMTEAMTYNTLTFVLITEAMTYNTLTFVLMTEVMAYNTLTFVLMIEAMTYYTLTFVLMTEVMTYNTLTFVLMREAMAHNTLTFVLMTEAMTYNTLIFVLMTEVMTYITLTFVLMTEAMTYNTLTFVLMIEAMTYNTLTFVLITEAMTYNTLTFVLMTEAMAYNTLTFVLMIEAMTYYTLTFVLMTEAMTYNTLTFILMTEVMTYNTLTFVLMTEAMTYNTLTFVLMTEAMTYNTLTFVLMTEAMTYNTLTFVLMTEAMAYNTLTFVLMTEAMAYNTLTFVLITEAMTYNTLTFVLLTEAMTYNTLSFVLMTEAMTYITLTFVLMTEAMIYNTLSFVMLTEVMTYITLNVVLMTEALTCNTLTFVLMI
- the LOC138316783 gene encoding uncharacterized protein, producing the protein MTEAMTYNTLIFVLITEAMAYNTLTFVLLTEVMTYNTLTFVLITEAMAYNTLTFVLMREAMAYNTLTFVLMTEAMTYNTLTFVLMIQAMTFTTLTFVLMTEAMTYNTLTFVLMTDAMTYNTLTFVLMREP